GATCTCATATTTGGATTAAACCTTAGAGATACAGAACTTCCTTTCCCCCTTCTCAGCGAACCTGTAAAAGGACTTATCTTATAAACAATGTCCAAAGGATTATCCGCTTCACTTCGAGCTGTTTCATGAATTTTGGAATCGCTTACGAATTTTAATGCCTTGCCCTCACCAGAAACTCTCACAAAATTTTGCAATAACATTCTGCCTGTTTGCGTCATAAACAACCTTGCGTTAAAAGCATTAAACCTCTTAAGCATTTGTCTCCTCATTTGATCTTCCTGTTTGTCGAAGCTCAAATGACTAAGCTTTTCCATTGCTCTCAAGACATTTCTCCATAATTTATTATTTGCCTCCACTTCATGCATATCCATCATCATCATATCCGGCATCCAAACATCATTGGCATTATGCACAATATGATCGATAACTGACTCAAACTCCTCATCCAACAAATCCATTAACAATAATATAGAAAAGTACAGCCTGTTATCTTCAGGTTTTGCGACTCCTTTATTATGAGAATATTCTATTGCGTTTCGATCGATCCACAAGTGCATGTCTTTTTGGAGCAATACTAACAATTGCATTCTTTTACGCATGTCAACTGGATCATAACTCGAAGACAACCTATCATAATCATACAAATACGCCATGAATTTCATGCAATCTTGAGTTTCCTCTTTCGTTGGCAAAGGACAAAACTCATTCAGTATATTTCTAAAAGCCCTCGACCCAAAAACTTTAAGTGACGGCATCTTTAATTCTCTTGCTTGATAAGCTCCTGATAGTTCTTTGCCTGAACTCACAGACACTGTCAATAACGGAGCGTATTCCTTATTTCCTTCCATCAGCTTATCATGAAATGTTTGCCCATCTCTGGTCCCATGCATATCCATATACCAAGCCCTTTGATTTTCATCGTCAGAGGCTTTCATTTTTTTAACAGCCTCCAACCAAAAATCAGTATGTTCCTCTTGAAAACCACCTAGCCCCATATGCACCTCCTCATCAGTCATCTTGCCAAATCTAGAATCAACACTGGCAAGCAATAATCTAAGCCTCTCCACATTCAAGGCTTCCCTGCTTCGTTGCTCTAATGAAATAAAATCGCTACCATCCAAGCTCACCGCCATGACCGGGGCAAATAGATTATTAGCAATCGTCATATTGTTACCGGAAGCTTCTCCTTTGAAATACATACCAACCAAAGCTCCTCCCAATTCTGGACGGGCATAACTATTCACTCCATATGATTTATTCTGCTTTTCATTAAGCGAGCTAGCCTCAATCAAAGAATACTTCTCGGCCATTTCCACCATGGCCTCTTTACCCAAGTCTTTGGTAAATTCTTGATTGAAATCTTCCGGATTCAGTACCCTTTCATCAGTTAAAATAACCATCAACTTTTTCATCTCTTCAGAAAAATCATCCGACAGGGAGACAGCTCCAGGTCTTGGTTCATATGGTCTCGCCGGTTTAAATTCCGAACGTCTAGCAATCTGATCATAACCAAAAAGCATGGATGCAGTATCACACGAAGCCCCTCTAAACGGCAGCATTTCAAAGGGTTCAGGACGATTAGCTCTTACACATTCCCTGCATTTAGGCGTTGCTTCATAAAGCTGATTTCGTCCAACCATCATTTTGCTTCCAGTCAATTCCAACACGACTAAACTACCTTGTTTTTGCAACATTTCCATTGTCACCCTTACTACCTCCTCGACTCCAAAAAAGCTCTTTGCTTGCATCCCCTCTTTCATCGGAACAGCTAAAGTCATGTCGTCAGAAATCAGATACTCCAAGCTTTCACTTGGCACAGTTACTTTCTCTATTTCTATATATGGGAAGCCCTCATCACTATGGGATATTTTCTGCTTTTGCATAAAAACATGAGAAGCCATTAACTCAACTCTGGAAGCATCTTCCTTTTCCGTAGAAAAAAAAGCTTGCAAAGGAGGACTTTTATAAGCCAAACAATCAGCTCTCTCAGATTTATTGACGCCTAATCGGCTTTTGACATTATCATGTTTGATAACATTGTAAGGCATAGACTAATATTTTCCCACTATATTATAATGATTTCTGTATAATTTTGTTAATCGATTCTCACCTTCATCTTACTCTAGCTTCATTAATTCAAACACAAGGAAAAAGAATCCCCAACGCATCAATTTTTATAAAAAATGAATGACAATGTAATTCTACTTTATTAATTTCGAATGTATTTTTTTAAGCCAAGAAATGGTAAAGGCATTTTGGATAAATCAAATCCTAATGATAAAATCCCTTTACGCTTAATTTTGAATAGAAATTAAATATTAGCATTATGATAATAAAACCATTAACAAGAGGCTTTATCTGCCTTACAGCTCATCCTACTGGATGCGAGAAGAATGTTCAAAATCAAATTGAATATATCAAAAGCAAAGGCAGTATCGAAGGTCCTAAAAAAGTATTGGTAATCGGTGCTTCTACGGGTTTTGGTTTAGCGTCTAGAATCACAAGCGCATTTGGTTCTGATGCTTCTACTATTGGAGTATTTTTCGAAAAAGCTCCTAGAGAAAGAAAACCAGCAAGCCCAGGATGGTATAACAGCGCTGCTTTCGAAAAATTCGCTAACGAAGAAGGCTTGTACGCTAAAAGTATCAATGGCGACGCATTCTCCAATGAGATCAAGCAACAAACTATTGATATGATCAAAGAAGATTTAGGTCAAATCGACATGCTTGTTTACAGTCTTGCTTCTCCAGTAAGAACGGACCCTGCCACAGGAACTAGACATAAATCTGTTCTTAAGCCAATAGGCGATGTTTACAAAAATAAAACTGTCGACTTCCACACTGGCAATGTAAGCGACATTTCGATCGATCCTTGCAATGATGAAGATATTGCAAACACAGTAAAAGTAATGGGCGGTGAAGACTGGCAACTATGGATTGACGCTTTGAAAGAAGCTGATGTTCTTAGCGAAGGATTTACGACTATGGCTTATTCTTATATCGGCCCTGAACTTACAGAGCCTGTATATCGCAAAGGAACTATTGGCAAAGCCAAGGAAGATCTTGAGAAAACTGCCAAGACTATCGATGCTGACCTTTCAGCAATCAAAGGTCATGCGTATGTTTCTGTAAACAAAGCATTGGTTACTCAAGCGAGCTCTGCTATTCCTGTGATTCCACTTTACATTTCATTGCTTTATAAAACAATGAAGGAAGAAGGTATCCACGAAGGATGCATCGAGCAAATCCAAAGACTTTATGCAGATAAACTATTCGTTGACCAAGTTCAATTAGATGAAGAAGGAAGACTAAGAGTTGATGACTGGGAAATGAGAGATGATGTGCAAGCGAAAGTTACTGAATTATGGAAAGAAGCGACTACAGAGACATTGCCTGCTATCGGAGACTTGAATGGCTACAAAACGGACTTCTTCAACCTATTTGGCTTTGAAGTAGAAGGTGTAGATTACGAAGCTGACGTGAACGAAGTAGTTAATATTCCGAGCATCAATGCTTAATAAGAAAAACTCATAGTTCTTACCCTTATATTTTGGAATAGCTTACTGCAAGCTATTCCTTTTTTTTTGATCAAGAATCGAAGCATGCTTTGTATCGAAAGAAACAGACACAAGCTCACCCTGCTTATAGCTTTGCATTTCTTTCATCTCGATTTTTTGGCCACTAAGCTCAAGCTCTACGATAAAATAATCCTCATACGCTTTGCAATTGATCACTGTTGCCCATGCTTTCAGTTCTTTTTGAGTAGAATAAGGAAAAAAGTATTCTGAAGGACTACCTTTATCTTCAACCTTGCCATTGTCAACAACAAACAATCGAGACGACATCTTTAATAATTCATTCTTTTCATGACTCACCATGATAGCAGTGAAAGCAAGCTTCTTATGCAACATCAAAACATAGTCTTGCATTTTGGAGCGCATACCCGAATCCAAAGCGGAAAAAGGCTCATCCAATAGCAATAATTTTGGTTTTCTCACCATTGCCCTTGCCAATGCGACTCTTTGTTTTTGGCCTCCGGAAAGTTTATCGGGATAAGAACTCTTCAAATGATCCAAATCCATGATATCCAACATTTCATTTAAATGAATATCCGACTCTCCTCTTTCCAATCCATAACTTATATTATTATAAACTGTCATATGAGGAAACAAAGCATAATCCTGAAATAAATAACCTATGGCTCTATTTTGAACCGAAATAAATTGACCGCTCTGGCTATCATTCCACACTTGGTCATTGAAACTAATGCCTCCTTTATCCGGCTTTGACAAACCGGATACTATCCTCAAAAAACTAGTCTTGCCGGCTCCAGAAGCACCATACAAACCAACGATTTCTCCTTCAGGAATGTCCACATCGGCATTTAACAAGAAATCACCATTCCGCAAAGCCTTTTCTACTTTTACTTTCATCGATTCCAAATTTTAGAGAATGACTTTCCATTAAGCATGTAAATCACAAATAATATGGCGAATGAAATCCCAAACAACACTGCCGAATAAAAATTCGCCGATGAATAATTCAATGATTCCACTTCATTGTAAATAGCAATGGAAGCTACTCTAGTCTCTCCGGGAATATTGCCTCCAATCATCAAAATAACTCCAAACTCTCCGATAGTATGAGCAAATGTCAAAACCAAGCCTGTTAATAATGAAGGCTTTATCATCGGCAATACCACCCTTCTAAAAGTTTGAATCTTGGACTTGCCCAATACATAAGAAGCATCAAGCAAATTTTGAGGGAAATTCGTAATCGCGGATTGTATAGGATGTACCATAAACGGCAAGCTGTATATCATAGAACCTATTACAAGTCCCTCAAAGGTAAAAACAAGCTTGACATCAAACCAATTTTCCAACCAGCTCCCCAATACACTTCTTGGACTTAACAGCAACAATAGATAAAAGCCAATCACTGAAGGAGGCAAAACCAAAGGCATGCTTACCAGTGCCTCCCAGAAAGGCTTAAGTTTGCTCTTGGTTTGCCCCAGCCATAGAGCCAAAGGAACTGCAAAGACAAAAAGCATCAAAGTGCTAACCAAAGCAAGCTTCAATGTAAGCCAGATAGGCTCCCAGTCATTAATAATTATATCACCTAAAATCATGTCAATAATCCTCTGACCATCTCTTTTTTACCGGGAGGGCCAGGAATGGACTCAACCTCAAAACCAAGACTCCTCAAGTCTCTTTTCAACTGTCCTTTAGCACAGTAAGTGGTCAATATCCCCGGCATAGACATGTTTTTTCTCACTTTTCCAAGAACTTCCAAATCCCACATTTCAGCTTGCTTACTTGGCGCGAAAGCATCAAAGTAAATCAAATTGAACAACTTGTCATTGAATTCAGCGTCTTGAATTTTAGCTTCCATCTTATGCAAAGAGAAGTTTTCACTTAATGACACCTCCTGATCCCATTCCGCCTCATGCATGTTCAAAAACTCATTCTGAGCAGTCTCTCCTCCCAGCTTTTCTCCATAATTTAATTGGCGAGTTATATTTGCATCCAAAGGAAATGGCTCCAAAGTAGTATAGTTTATTTGAATGGATAAATTTTCATTCGCCCAAAGCTTGGTCAGCAAAGCATTCAAGCCCGTCCCGAAGCCTATTTCCAATATATTGACTTGTGTTACTCCAAACTTGTTGATCAATTCATCCAAACCTTCTTTGATGAAAACGTGCTTGGATTCATTGACAGCTCCATGAAATGAATGATATGTTTCGTTCAAGGAAGGCACAAACAAAGAATGCGACCCATCCTCAGTCTCAATTAATTTGACTTCAGGCATAATTTTAATTAATTTTTATCCATACAGTTCAAACAACACATTTATGATTAAAAATGTATTGATCTCGCCTGACAAATTTAAAGAATGTCTTTCAGCTTTGGAAGTTTCAGAGGCCATTGCTGAAGGGATTAAAAGATTTGACTCTTCCATTCACACAATAATCAAGCCTATGGCTGATGGAGGAGACGGAACATTATCCGTCCTAGCGCAAGCTTATAATGCCAGCTATAAATATTTTGACGTATCGGATCCGCTTAACAGAAAGATTTCAGTTCCAATGGCTATCCTAAACAAAAGCCATAGAAAAATAGGCGTCATAGAAATGGCAAAAGCATCAGGCCTTGCTCTGCTAAAACAAAATGAAAGAGACCCCAACATAACATCCACGTTAGGCACAGGTGAGCTCATAGCAAAAGCATTGCATGAGAACTGCGACGAAATAATTGTAGGAATTGGAGGGAGCGCTACCAATGATGCAGGAGCTGGCGCTTTGCATGCTCTTGGCGTACAATTCATCAATAGAGACGATAAATTATTTATTCCAACTGGAAGGA
The Aureibacter tunicatorum DNA segment above includes these coding regions:
- a CDS encoding ATP-binding cassette domain-containing protein, yielding MKVKVEKALRNGDFLLNADVDIPEGEIVGLYGASGAGKTSFLRIVSGLSKPDKGGISFNDQVWNDSQSGQFISVQNRAIGYLFQDYALFPHMTVYNNISYGLERGESDIHLNEMLDIMDLDHLKSSYPDKLSGGQKQRVALARAMVRKPKLLLLDEPFSALDSGMRSKMQDYVLMLHKKLAFTAIMVSHEKNELLKMSSRLFVVDNGKVEDKGSPSEYFFPYSTQKELKAWATVINCKAYEDYFIVELELSGQKIEMKEMQSYKQGELVSVSFDTKHASILDQKKRNSLQ
- the mnmD gene encoding tRNA (5-methylaminomethyl-2-thiouridine)(34)-methyltransferase MnmD: MPEVKLIETEDGSHSLFVPSLNETYHSFHGAVNESKHVFIKEGLDELINKFGVTQVNILEIGFGTGLNALLTKLWANENLSIQINYTTLEPFPLDANITRQLNYGEKLGGETAQNEFLNMHEAEWDQEVSLSENFSLHKMEAKIQDAEFNDKLFNLIYFDAFAPSKQAEMWDLEVLGKVRKNMSMPGILTTYCAKGQLKRDLRSLGFEVESIPGPPGKKEMVRGLLT
- the modB gene encoding molybdate ABC transporter permease subunit, whose product is MILGDIIINDWEPIWLTLKLALVSTLMLFVFAVPLALWLGQTKSKLKPFWEALVSMPLVLPPSVIGFYLLLLLSPRSVLGSWLENWFDVKLVFTFEGLVIGSMIYSLPFMVHPIQSAITNFPQNLLDASYVLGKSKIQTFRRVVLPMIKPSLLTGLVLTFAHTIGEFGVILMIGGNIPGETRVASIAIYNEVESLNYSSANFYSAVLFGISFAILFVIYMLNGKSFSKIWNR
- the fabV gene encoding enoyl-ACP reductase FabV, with the protein product MIIKPLTRGFICLTAHPTGCEKNVQNQIEYIKSKGSIEGPKKVLVIGASTGFGLASRITSAFGSDASTIGVFFEKAPRERKPASPGWYNSAAFEKFANEEGLYAKSINGDAFSNEIKQQTIDMIKEDLGQIDMLVYSLASPVRTDPATGTRHKSVLKPIGDVYKNKTVDFHTGNVSDISIDPCNDEDIANTVKVMGGEDWQLWIDALKEADVLSEGFTTMAYSYIGPELTEPVYRKGTIGKAKEDLEKTAKTIDADLSAIKGHAYVSVNKALVTQASSAIPVIPLYISLLYKTMKEEGIHEGCIEQIQRLYADKLFVDQVQLDEEGRLRVDDWEMRDDVQAKVTELWKEATTETLPAIGDLNGYKTDFFNLFGFEVEGVDYEADVNEVVNIPSINA